In the genome of Kluyveromyces marxianus DMKU3-1042 DNA, complete genome, chromosome 1, one region contains:
- the TMA23 gene encoding Tma23p, producing the protein MDSKGYLKSYGWEEGEALRHGGLKKPILVKHKKDKKGLGCAPGNDDSEAWWERLFDGQLRGLDVQTGSNGISFKQSEVIASSVSKSESPLYKWFVRGEVLKGTIEIKLPNEDKSSVVKVTELAEKDTKKKEKKEKKKEKKKEKKKEKSDKSKKSSKHKSKDKKHKSKYKVEKDRSHHKSDKKHKKKSKKKED; encoded by the coding sequence ATGGATAGCAAAGGGTACCTCAAATCTTACGGTTgggaagaaggtgaagctTTAAGACATGGAGGACTGAAGAAGCCAATTCTTGTGAAGCATaagaaagacaagaaaGGACTTGGATGCGCTCCAGGCAATGACGATAGTGAAGCATGGTGGGAACGTCTATTTGATGGTCAGCTACGAGGATTGGATGTCCAGACGGGTTCCAATGGTATATCTTTCAAGCAAAGTGAGGTCATCGCATCGTCGGTTTCTAAGAGTGAGTCTCCTCTATACAAATGGTTTGTCAGAGGTGAGGTACTGAAGGGAACGATAGAGATCAAGCTACCGAATGAAGACAAATCGTCGGTGGTGAAAGTTACGGAACTAGCTGAAAAAGACactaagaagaaggaaaagaaggaaaagaagaaggaaaagaagaaggaaaagaagaaggaaaagagtGACAAAAGTAAGAAATCCTCGAAGCATAAGTCGAAGGACAAAAAGCACAAATCAAAGTACAAGGTTGAGAAAGATAGATCCCATCACAAGAGTGATAAAAAgcataagaagaagagtaagaagaaggaagattAA
- the KYE1 gene encoding alkene reductase, with product MSAEEPHFMSFEPKPFAGTNALKPIKVGKCELQNRIVLPPLTRVRADINGVPDGKLSGEYYSQRGQSPGTLLITEAVSVSKQASGFDHTPGLYSEEQVEQWKIVTDAVHSKKSYIFAQLWATGRAGNPASLARDGLRYDSASDDVYLSEDIKEAALKAKNPQHGITKEEIKEYVANFAKAAKNAVAAGFDGVELHAANGYLVDQFLDPATNHRTDEYGGSIENRARFALEIIDAMVEAIGAERVAVRLSPFGRFQGMSGSKNPLFLAQHAYIIGELERRGQEGKRLAFIDLVEARLPNPFTEELDGKPTDSSDFIYTVWEGIVVRSGNFGTHPDVALKVFENERTLLAYGRVFISNPDLVYRLEKGLPLNQYNRSTFYGGGAVGYTDYPTYEEAVAKGYKVVSS from the coding sequence ATGTCCGCTGAAGAACCACATTTTATGTCCTTTGAGCCCAAACCATTTGCCGGTACCAATGCTCTCAAGCCAATTAAGGTTGGAAAGTGCGAATTGCAAAACAGAATTGTGCTCCCACCATTGACTAGAGTTAGAGCTGATATCAATGGTGTTCCAGACGGTAAACTAAGTGGAGAGTACTACTCTCAGCGTGGCCAAAGTCCAGGTACTTTGCTGATTACTGAAGCAGTTTCTGTTTCCAAGCAGGCTAGTGGTTTTGACCATACTCCAGGGTTGTACAGCGAAGAGCAAGTTGAACAATGGAAAATTGTCACAGACGCAGTGCACTCTAAGAAGTCGTATATTTTCGCGCAGTTGTGGGCCACCGGAAGAGCTGGTAACCCAGCATCTTTGGCCAGAGACGGGCTCCGTTACGACAGTGCTTCCGACGACGTATACTTGTCCGAGGATATTAAGGAAGCTGCATTGAAAGCCAAAAACCCTCAGCACGGCATCACCAAAGAGGAAATCAAGGAATACGTTGCCAACTTCGCCAAGGCGGCCAAGAACGCCGTTGCTGCTGGTTTCGACGGTGTCGAATTGCATGCCGCTAATGGTTACTTGGTGGACCAATTCCTTGATCCGGCTACCAACCACCGTACCGATGAGTACGGGGGATCCATCGAAAACCGCGCTCGTTTTGCACTAGAAATTATCGATGCCATGGTTGAGGCTATTGGCGCTGAAAGAGTCGCGGTCCGTTTGTCGCCATTTGGTCGTTTCCAAGGTATGTCTGGTTCCAAAAACCCTCTCTTCTTGGCCCAACACGCTTACATCATTGGtgaattggaaagaagaggtCAAGAGGGTAAAAGATTGGCCTTTATCGATCTAGTCGAAGCTCGTCTTCCAAATCCTTTCACTGAGGAGCTAGACGGTAAGCCAACTGATTCCAGTGATTTCATCTACACCGTTTGGGAAGGTATTGTCGTTAGATCTGGTAACTTTGGTACTCATCCAGACGTCGCATTGAAGGTCTTTGAAAACGAAAGAACGTTGTTGGCCTATGGTAGAGTATTCATCTCAAACCCTGATCTTGTCTACCGTTTGGAAAAGGGCTTGCCTTTGAACCAATACAACAGATCCACTTTCTATGGTGGTGGTGCCGTCGGTTACACTGACTATCCAACTTACGAAGAGGCTGTAGCCAAGGGCTACAAGGTTGTGTCTTCTTGA
- the ECL1 gene encoding Ecl1p: protein MSAFNDYCTVCGQLIQRDVAEDELLDDRLYCSSQCQENDRLNVENFKLSNELSGTPASLIRSPLLQPVDGSRASHNSLMESLGREQEQDDYDYDFELEMPLDNVMIGSGPAIPMMTIPRSVLGSDSTSKPDVVCDNTAEDNYKLWLNYNLTS, encoded by the coding sequence ATGTCAGCCTTCAACGATTATTGCACGGTTTGTGGACAATTGATCCAGCGCGATGTGGCCGAAGACGAGCTGCTTGACGATAGACTATACTGCTCCTCCCAGTGCCAGGAAAACGACAGACTCAATGTAGAGAACTTCAAGTTGTCCAACGAACTTTCGGGAACTCCAGCCTCGCTCATACGTTCGCCGCTACTACAGCCTGTTGATGGGTCACGTGCCAGCCATAACAGTCTCATGGAAAGTCTGGGCCGTGAGCAAGAGCAAGACGATTACGACTACGACTTCGAGCTGGAGATGCCATTGGACAACGTCATGATAGGCAGCGGGCCCGCCATCCCAATGATGACCATCCCTCGCTCTGTATTGGGCAGCGACAGCACCTCAAAACCAGACGTTGTATGCGATAATACTGCAGAGGATAACTATAAACTGTGGCTAAATTATAACCTCACAAGctga
- the SEC9 gene encoding Sec9p, which translates to MGIKKFFKIKPPPEATVEENRDYLNELGIATKQDSTKRREKFAAYGKFANDRVRTNVYAPEGYAQYANPDTEPSDKADMDDLNKSPYDQVSMVNNRNTSAGVSNSSPYGNNYGAGNYVDPYSNSGPSPYGTNQYSQSSTNTPASDPYGSANTNTNTRYNDSSRQGYGNSYGNVYENTSPPANAYSTSALPNSNSYKSSGRAPSGNPYASVNATDPYISNSRSTSANAYGSTSSTPVPPRSSSNKGRGSAAQKEFDFERNKEDDDLDLNDTISQDKFGSGRGEDFDDLNHSIHENQRIGAGVSGAGGEPKGYQTFEDLQKQQQQQEQAEEDEEVDSIKQQIKFTKQSSVASTRNTLKMAQDAELAGMNTLGMLGHQSEKLNSVERNLNLMQIQNRVADDKVAELKKLNRNILAVHVSNPFNSKRRARETEEKIKTQRRLDKQAQQDLSSQLSQSTRRIEGVLSTDNGASEVRDRYQRQQVLEKSKRYQFENDEEDDEMELEIDRNLDKIGQISGRLKKLAIATGKEIDSQQERIQNIEENADDLDIKIHVNTTKLSNIR; encoded by the coding sequence ATGGGTATCAAAAAGTTTTTCAAGATTAAGCCTCCTCCAGAGGCTACTGTTGAGGAGAACAGGGACTATTTGAATGAGTTAGGTATTGCAACAAAGCAGGATTCTACCAAAAGGAGAGAGAAATTTGCAGCGTACGGGAAGTTTGCTAATGATAGAGTTAGAACCAATGTGTATGCACCTGAAGGATATGCTCAATATGCAAATCCAGATACTGAACCTAGCGATAAGGCTGACATGGACGACTTGAATAAGAGCCCTTATGATCAAGTTTCGATGGTTAATAATAGGAATACTAGTGCTGGTGTGAGTAACAGCAGTCCTTACGGTAATAATTATGGTGCTGGGAACTATGTAGACCCTTATTCTAACAGTGGTCCCTCGCCGTACGGTACAAACCAATACAGCCAGTCATCTACGAACACACCTGCATCTGATCCATATGGGTCAGCTAACACGAACACAAACACAAGATACAATGACAGCTCTCGTCAAGGCTATGGGAACAGCTACGGAAACGTCTATGAAAATACCAGTCCTCCTGCTAACGCATATTCCACGTCAGCGTTGCCCAATAGCAACAGCTACAAATCATCTGGTCGGGCACCCTCTGGTAACCCCTATGCATCAGTGAACGCTACGGATCCGTATATATCGAATTCGAGATCAACAAGTGCAAATGCATATGGAAGTACAAGCAGTACACCTGTCCCTCCACGCAGCAGTAGTAACAAGGGGAGAGGCTCTGCGGCTCAGAAAGAGTTTGACTTcgaaagaaacaaagaggATGATGACTTAGATCTTAACGATACAATCAGCCAGGACAAGTTTGGGAGTGGGCGTGGAGAAGATTTTGATGACCTGAACCACTCGATACATGAAAACCAGCGTATTGGCGCTGGTGTCAGCGGTGCAGGTGGAGAACCAAAGGGCTATCAGACTTTCGAAGACCTacagaagcagcagcagcaacaagagcaggcagaagaagatgaggaggTGGATTCCATCAAGCAACAGATCAAATTCACAAAGCAGAGTTCTGTGGCAAGTACAAGAAACACGCTCAAGATGGCCCAAGATGCTGAGCTGGCTGGTATGAATACGTTGGGTATGCTTGGGCACCAATCTGAAAAGTTGAACAGCGTTGAGCGGAACCTGAACTTGATGCAGATACAGAACCGTGTCGCTGATGATAAGGTTGCCGAGTTGAAAAAATTAAACCGTAATATTCTAGCCGTTCATGTGTCAAATCCTTTTAACAGCAAAAGACGTGCTCGTGAAACCGaggaaaagatcaaaacGCAAAGAAGACTTGACAAACAAGCCCAACAGGATTTGAGTTCTCAGTTAAGTCAAAGTACAAGACGTATAGAAGGAGTGCTATCTACAGACAACGGTGCGTCCGAAGTTCGAGACAGGTACCAGCGCCAACAAGTGTTGGAGAAATCGAAGCGGTACCAGTTCGAGaatgacgaagaagacgaCGAAATGGAGTTGGAAATTGACAGGAACTTGGATAAGATTGGACAAATCAGCGGTaggttgaagaaattggcTATTGCTACTggtaaagaaattgattCTCAACAAGAACGTATTCAAAACATTGAGGAGAATGCCGACGATTTGGATATTAAGATCCACGTGAACACCACGAAATTATCTAATATCAGGTAA
- the TIF6 gene encoding translation initiation factor 6 encodes MATRTQFENSNEVGVFSKLTNSYCLVALGGSENFYSAFEAELGDAIPIAHTTIAGTRIVGRMTAGNRRGLLVPTQTTDQELQHLRNCLPDSVKVQRVEERLSALGNVICCNDYVALVHPDIDRETEELIADVLGVEVFRQTISGNVLVGSYCALSNQGALVHPQTTVQDQEELSSLLQVPLVAGTVNRGSQVVGAGMVVNDYLAVTGLDTTAPELSVIESIFRLQDAQPDAISGNLRDTLIETYS; translated from the coding sequence ATGGCTACTAGGACTCAATTCGAAAATTCCAACGAAGTTGGTGTGTTTTCCAAGCTAACGAACTCTTACTGTTTGGTTGCTCTTGGTGGATCAGAGAATTTCTATTCTGCTTTTGAAGCTGAATTAGGTGATGCTATTCCTATCGCCCACACCACTATTGCTGGTACCAGAATTGTTGGACGTATGACTGCTGGTAACCGTAGAGGGTTATTGGTTCCTACACAAACCACAGACCAAGAGTTACAACATTTGAGAAACTGTCTACCAGACTCTGTTAAGGTGCAAAGAGTGGAAGAAAGATTGTCTGCATTGGGTAATGTCATCTGTTGTAATGACTACGTTGCTTTGGTGCATCCAGATATCGACAGGGAAACCGAAGAGTTGATTGCAGATGTCTTGGGTGTCGAAGTTTTCCGTCAAACCATTTCAGGTAACGTCCTTGTAGGCTCATACTGTGCTTTGTCCAACCAAGGTGCCCTTGTGCATCCTCAGACTACTGTtcaagaccaagaagaactttCGTCCTTGTTGCAGGTCCCATTGGTCGCCGGTACTGTGAATCGTGGTTCTCAGGTTGTTGGTGCAGGTATGGTCGTCAACGACTATCTAGCTGTCACCGGTCTTGATACCACTGCTCCAGAACTAAGTGTTATCGAATCCATCTTCCGTCTACAAGATGCTCAACCAGATGCTATCTCTGGTAACTTACGTGATACCTTGATTGAAACCTACTCGTGA
- a CDS encoding hemocyanin (copper-containing), with amino-acid sequence MDALSLKAISPSKLNRKSDMSDRYENKSTEFKLHTNINEEEEESSIRSDVVSKMKNEKFHLELELEQKTHEIAKLRAMLLPKQTPPAIDLRFTTPRRDPMYYKPEKEVNPEFGDFISHFSSSSYDGIRNDINETSTVASTTSSRKEKNHMLFTRSILPFIRDSISIYQSSHVLNGEMVPIKEEFDNFYDKSLSKEERCEVLSKVLVGILRVQRLNVAALNRELEMKAVDRKMDYLAACFSDPTDYDMPKSKMMKRIRNEMLSVIISLYGELPSMTNTKPHYHVDTTQKSYKTKQILREQEPNIGQFEPEILPIGYTTSTSKPSRSKKKRVRNIKLTPFKTTSQENIDPDDDIELDLSDPLHMLLAERLSGTDMDNTSSLTNTM; translated from the coding sequence ATGGATGCTTTGTCTCTTAAGGCAATTTCTCCATCAAAATTGAATAGAAAGTCCGATATGAGTGACCGTtatgaaaataaaagtacTGAATTTAAGCTTCACACCAAcatcaatgaagaagaagaagagagcAGTATACGTTCAGATGTTGTAAGCAAGAtgaagaatgaaaaattccatttggaattggaattagAGCAAAAGACACATGAAATCGCCAAACTAAGGGCCATGCTTTTGCCAAAACAGACACCCCCGGCGATTGACCTTAGGTTCACAACTCCTAGAAGAGATCCCATGTATTACAAAccggaaaaagaagtaaatCCTGAATTCGGAGACTTCATATCACATTTCTCGTCTTCCTCCTATGATGGTATTCGTAATGATATTAACGAAACCTCCACCGTTGCCAGCACCACGAGTTCAcgaaaggaaaaaaaccATATGTTGTTCACTAGAAGCATTTTGCCATTTATTAGAGACTCCATTAGCATTTACCAAAGTTCACACGTTCTAAACGGCGAAATGGTTCCaataaaggaagaattcgaCAACTTCTATGACAAAAGTTTGAGTAAGGAAGAGAGGTGTGAGGTACTTTCCAAGGTATTGGTTGGGATTCTAAGGGTTCAACGTTTGAACGTAGCTGCGCTAAATAGAGAGTTAGAGATGAAAGCTGTTGACAGGAAAATGGATTACTTGGCTGCTTGTTTCTCAGATCCCACAGATTACGATATGCCCAAAAGtaagatgatgaagagaatCCGCAATGAAATGTTAAGTGTCATAATTTCTCTCTATGGAGAATTGCCTTCAATGACAAACACAAAACCACATTATCATGTAGATACAACACAGAAGTCTTATAAAACCAAGCAGATATtaagagaacaagaaccaAATATTGGCCAATTTGAACCAGAAATTTTACCTATTGGTTACACTACCTCTACCTCAAAGCCTTCAAGGtctaagaagaaaagagttAGGAACATCAAGCTAACACCATTCAAGACAACATCACAGGAGAATATTGATcctgatgatgatattgaacTAGATCTCTCAGATCCGCTTCATATGCTTCTAGCAGAAAGGCTTTCAGGTACAGACATGGACAACACTAGTTCTCTGACAAACACCATGTAA
- the RLF2 gene encoding Rlf2p, translating into MSATASPVSGPKKHGILSFFQNTAKSEKRAEESDTKGDGESQEAAIQIEEDSDKADPIESADELNEDSQRSTSTAEKGNETEVDDKENNYKENNKNNDDADLTQDNKKAERALRREKSKELNLKKKEQERIERENKKLEEKQKREKQKQEREAKKLQEREERERRKQQEKEERERKKRQEKEERERKKQQEKEEKEQERLKKEEDKRKKEEEKRKKEEEKRKKEEAKERTQSRIGNFFKKASSKQTDEVEVSDFEKYFLPFYVKSGVVMVNSYNSTTSEDLESKVKDIDQLLESNDTSSSIEWLHSHNQKHGYEIKMTAVEVLQTMTAKKKSDEELSKLLDKVPQKFIKFYENVRPPYVGTFSKKLTLPRDNPFSTEGTGFDYGYDSDLDWVNEEEEEGGVDDLENDDEDEEEEQDDEDDGENEMDGFLDKDDDETGVSRKKFVGPLIPTIKLRKDLSTLDEESQKYFALVSVECLYQDAEFPVDPFKPLNKRVATETPDQPEQKSSSTTPNKKTKSLITEPQDIVKLLEQVHDSTFSLSTITEIVQKHLPHYKKDTIKNSIKEYAAKSTKGDRKWQVKDMESWEELKKLPSGPIKTELSSVQT; encoded by the coding sequence ATGAGTGCAACAGCATCGCCTGTCTCTGGGCCAAAGAAGCATGGCATTCTGTCATTCTTTCAGAACACTGCAAAGTCAGAAAAAAGAGCTGAAGAAAGCGATACAAAGGGCGATGGTGAAAGCCAAGAAGCAGCTAttcaaattgaagaagattctgaTAAAGCTGATCCAATAGAGTCAGCTGATGAATTGAATGAAGACTCTCAAAGATCCACTTCCACAGCGGAGAAAGGAAACGAAACAGAAGTGGACGATAAAGAGAATAATTATAAAgagaataataaaaataatgatgatgctGACTTAACACAGGATAATAAGAAGGCTGAACGTGCATTGAGACGAGAAAAGTCCAAAGAGCttaatttgaagaagaaagagcagGAAAGGATTGAACGTGAGAACAAGAAACTGGAAGAAAAGCAGAAGCGCGAGAAGCAGAAGCAAGAACGAGAAGCAAAGAAGCtacaagaaagagaagaaagagaaagaagaaaacaacaggagaaagaggaacgagagaggaagaaaagacaagagaaagaagaaagagaaaggaaaaaacagcaggagaaggaagaaaaagagcaagaaagattaaagaaagaagaggataAACGTAAGAAGGAAGAGGAGAAACgtaagaaggaagaagagaaacgaaagaaggaagaggccaaagaaagaacacaATCTCGAATTGGgaatttcttcaagaaagcATCCTCTAAACAGAcagatgaagttgaagtaAGCGATTTTGAGAAATACTTCTTACCATTTTATGTCAAATCTGGTGTTGTAATGGTGAATAGTTACAACAGTACTACTTCTGAAGATTTAGAAAGCAAAGTAAAAGATATCGATCAATTACTGGAATCAAATGatacttcttcaagtatAGAATGGCTACATTCTCATAATCAGAAACATGGATatgaaatcaaaatgaCAGCGGTGGAGGTGCTTCAGACAATGACtgcaaaaaagaagtctGATGAAGAGTTGTCGAAGCTATTAGATAAAGTTCCACAAAAATTCATAAAATTCTATGAGAACGTCAGACCTCCATATGTAGGTacattttcaaagaagCTAACACTACCGAGAGATAATCCCTTCAGCACTGAGGGGACCGGGTTTGATTACGGATATGATTCAGATTTGGATTGGgtaaatgaagaagaagaagaaggcgGTGTTGACGATTTGgagaatgatgatgaagatgaagaggaagagcAGGATGACGAGGACGATGGCGAAAACGAGATGGATGGCTTCTTAGACAAAGACGACGATGAAACGGGCGTTTCACGCAAAAAGTTTGTTGGCCCACTAATACCTACCATCAAGCTTCGAAAGGATTTGAGCACACTAGACGAAGAATCACAGAAGTATTTTGCTCTAGTGTCAGTGGAATGCCTATACCAAGACGCAGAATTCCCAGTAGATCCATTCAAACCACTCAACAAGAGAGTCGCAACAGAAACCCCTGATCAACCGGAACAGAAATCATCCAGTACTACTCCTAAcaaaaaaacgaaaagtCTTATCACAGAACCCCAAGACATCGTTAAATTATTGGAGCAAGTGCATGACTCCACATTTTCATTGAGTACTATAACAGAAATAGTCCAAAAACATCTACCTCACTACAAAAAGGATACTATCAAAAACTCTATCAAAGAGTATGCCGCAAAGTCAACCAAAGGTGATCGGAAATGGCAAGTCAAAGACATGGAAAGTTGGGAAGAACTTAAGAAGTTACCTTCTGGGCCAATTAAAACAGAACTCTCCTCTGTACAAACTTAA
- the RRT8 gene encoding EI24 domain-containing protein, protein MVDYKYWYYGFVIMVCYMILFIILIWIYATFLLPILAGWQIILLGPIGLFIAIVQMILQCNTWTLRGIKNFVLNIFTDDIFELTLLRKGQAESLKNFKMRQLPAGPELHLNHIEYWIHDVPFNTFSFLRWLFVFIALTLISLIPIIGPFTANFLQTPDRAYGYYDVWMSRRRLSDKAKRDEYYSRLGQLWAFGLTAGLLELIPGFSALLMISNVIGVGIWAHEDIKFKRVQT, encoded by the coding sequence ATGGTTGATTACAAGTATTGGTACTATGGATTTGTCATAATGGTTTGTTATATGATTTTATTTATCATTCTCATATGGATATATGCAACTTTCCTATTACCAATTCTTGCTGGCTGGCAGATCATATTGCTTGGGCCAATTGGGTTGTTTATTGCTATAGTGCAAATGATTTTGCAATGTAATACATGGACTCTAAGGGGTATCAAGAACTTTGTACTAAATATTTTCACTGATGATATCTTTGAGTTAACATTGTTAAGGAAAGGTCAGGCAGAGAGTTTGAAAAACTTTAAGATGAGACAACTCCCAGCAGGTCCCGAACTGCATTTAAACCATATAGAATATTGGATTCACGATGTTCCATTTAATACCTTTTCGTTTTTACGTTGgctctttgtttttattgCATTAACCCTCATATCGCTAATTCCTATTATTGGTCCATTTACCGCTAACTTCTTACAAACACCAGATAGGGCCTATGGTTACTATGATGTATGGATgagtagaagaagattaaGCGACAAAGCAAAACGTGATGAGTACTACTCCAGGCTTGGGCAACTTTGGGCCTTTGGATTAACTGCTGGCCTTTTGGAACTAATACCCGGATTTTCAGCCCTTCTGATGATCAGCAATGTAATTGGAGTTGGTATTTGGGCTCATGAAGATATCAAATTTAAAAGGGTACAAACTTGA
- the LCB2 gene encoding serine C-palmitoyltransferase LCB2, with protein sequence MISVNSTRVPLIPPEDIPLEDKKENEFGRLTSKEFLYQSKSRDGKALQDPILDAPAYYVSLITYLNYLILIILGHIHDFLGLTFQKEKHKSIMEHDGLAPWFSTFESFYVRRLKQRIDDCFSRPTTGVPGRFIRCIDRVSHDLNEFFTYPGTTSMCLNLSSYNYLGFAQSEGQCTDAALESVDKYGVYVGGPRTRIGTTDLHVMAEKYVAQFVGKEDALLFSMGYGTNANFFNSFLDKKCLVISDSLNHTSIRTGVRLSGAAVKTFKHNDMRKLESLIREQIVQGQPKTHRPWKKIIICVEGLYSMEGTMANLPKLVELKRKYKCYLFVDEAHSIGAMGPSGRGVCDFFGIDPKEIDILMGTLTKSFGAAGGYIAADKWIIDRLRLDLTTPYYSEPTPAPVLAQTVSSLKTITGELNPGEGKERLQRIAFNARYLRLALQRLGFIVYGIADSPVIPMLLYAPSKMPAFSRMMLQRKIAVVVVAYPATPLIESRVRFCVSAALTKEDIDYLLRHIDEVGEKLFLKVSSGKAGGSLDGKPPRWNIEEVIKRTPEDCKDDRFFRI encoded by the coding sequence ATGATTAGTGTGAATAGTACCCGAGTTCCGTTAATTCCTCCAGAGGATATTCCTTTGGAAGATAAGAAAGAGAATGAGTTTGGTCGCTTGACATCTAAAGAGTTCTTGTATCAAAGTAAGTCTAGAGATGGAAAGGCTCTACAGGATCCAATCTTAGATGCGCCTGCTTACTATGTCTCTTTGATCACATACTTAAACTATCttattttgattattcTGGGCCACATCCATGATTTCTTGGGCCTAACCttccaaaaggaaaaacataAGAGTATTATGGAGCATGACGGATTGGCACCATGGTTCTCCACATTTGAAAGTTTCTATGTCAGAAGATTGAAGCAAAGAATCGATGACTGTTTTTCGAGACCAACCACCGGGGTTCCAGGGAGGTTCATCCGTTGTATAGATCGTGTTTCTCatgatttgaatgaattctTCACGTACCCTGGTACCACTTCTATGTGTCTCAATCTTTCCTCTTACAATTACTTGGGTTTTGCTCAATCTGAGGGTCAATGTACGGATGCTGCATTGGAGTCAGTGGACAAGTACGGTGTTTATGTTGGTGGTCCAAGAACTAGAATAGGTACTACCGACTTGCATGTAATGGCTGAAAAGTACGTTGCACAATTCGTTGGTAAGGAAGATGCGTTGTTGTTTTCCATGGGTTATGGTACCAATGCCAACTTTTTCAACTCATTTTTGGATAAAAAGTGTTTGGTTATTTCCGATTCCTTGAACCATACTTCGATTAGAACTGGTGTGCGTTTGTCAGGAGCTGCTGTTAAAACTTTCAAGCACAATGATATGAGAAAGTTGGAAAGCTTGATTCGTGAGCAAATCGTTCAAGGCCAACCTAAGACTCATCGTCCatggaagaagattatTATATGTGTGGAAGGTTTGTACTCAATGGAAGGTACTATGGCAAACTTACCTAAATTAGTGGAACTAAAGCGGAAATATAAGTGTTATCTCTTTGTTGATGAAGCACATTCTATTGGTGCAATGGGACCTTCTGGACGTGGTGTTTGTGACTTCTTTGGTATTGATCCAAAAGAAATCGATATTTTAATGGGTACTCTAACAAAATCCTttggtgctgctggtggTTACATTGCTGCGGATAAGTGGATTATTGATAGACTCAGACTTGACCTCACGACTCCATACTACAGTGAACCAACACCTGCTCCAGTATTAGCCCAAACAGTTTCATCACTAAAAACCATTACTGGTGAGTTGAACCCTGgtgaaggaaaagaaagattacAACGTATTGCATTCAATGCTCGTTACCTAAGACTAGCCCTACAAAGATTAGGTTTCATTGTATATGGTATTGCTGACTCTCCTGTTATCCCTATGCTACTTTATGCACCAAGTAAAATGCCTGCGTTCTCAAGAATGATGTTGCAGCGGAAAATCGcggttgttgttgttgcataCCCTGCTACCCCATTGATTGAGTCAAGAGTTCGTTTCTGTGTTTCTGCTGCACTCACAAAAGAGGATATTGACTATTTATTACGCCACATTGATGAAGTCGGTGAGAAACTATTCTTGAAGGTTTCTAGTGGAAAGGCAGGTGGTTCCTTAGATGGTAAACCTCCAAGATGGAATATAGAAGAAGTCATCAAGAGAACACCGGAAGATTGTAAAGACGACAGATTCTTCagaatataa